The Streptomyces camelliae genome window below encodes:
- a CDS encoding cytochrome P450 produces MTEETTLTGQAPPPVRDWSTPDLDGTDFDPVLAGLMREGPLTRIRLPFGEGWAWLATRYDDVKLITNDPRFSRTEVTHRQVTRMAPNFAPRPGSLAWADQPDHNRLRKPVAGAFTVSAMKRLRPRAQAILDELVDGVVRDGPPADLIERVLEPFPLSVVSEVMGVPAADRAQVHAWTREIISTNGVEAAGAAKEGLYGWITATIRARAASPGEDVYSMLGAAVARGDIGEEEAVGLAGPLQIGGEAVTHNCGQMLYLMLTRPELMERMRARPEARGPVLDELFRWIPHRSSVGLARIAREDVEIAGHRIAAGEPVYVSYLAANRDPAVFPDPDRIDPDRDPNPHVAFGNGPHFCTGTLLARLQTELLVDTLLERLPGLRLAVPPEQVRWRHRTMIRGPRTLPATWSA; encoded by the coding sequence ATGACCGAGGAGACCACGCTCACCGGCCAGGCCCCGCCCCCCGTGCGGGACTGGTCCACGCCCGACCTGGACGGGACGGACTTCGACCCGGTCCTCGCCGGCCTGATGCGCGAGGGTCCGCTGACCCGGATCCGGCTGCCGTTCGGCGAGGGCTGGGCGTGGCTGGCGACCCGCTACGACGACGTGAAGCTGATCACCAACGACCCGCGCTTCAGCCGGACCGAGGTGACACACCGTCAAGTGACCCGGATGGCACCGAACTTCGCTCCCCGTCCCGGCTCGCTCGCCTGGGCCGACCAGCCCGACCACAACCGGCTGCGCAAGCCGGTCGCCGGTGCCTTCACGGTGAGCGCCATGAAGCGGCTGCGGCCCCGCGCCCAGGCGATCCTGGACGAGCTGGTGGACGGCGTCGTACGCGACGGGCCGCCCGCCGATCTGATCGAGCGGGTGCTGGAGCCGTTCCCGCTCTCCGTGGTCAGCGAGGTGATGGGCGTGCCCGCCGCCGACCGGGCGCAGGTGCACGCCTGGACCCGGGAGATCATCTCCACCAACGGGGTCGAGGCGGCGGGCGCGGCCAAGGAGGGCCTGTACGGGTGGATCACCGCGACCATCCGGGCCCGGGCCGCGAGCCCGGGAGAGGACGTCTACTCGATGCTCGGCGCGGCCGTCGCACGGGGGGACATCGGGGAGGAGGAGGCCGTCGGGCTCGCCGGCCCGCTGCAGATCGGCGGCGAGGCGGTCACGCACAACTGCGGCCAGATGCTGTATCTGATGCTGACCCGGCCGGAGCTGATGGAGCGGATGCGAGCGCGGCCCGAGGCACGCGGCCCGGTGCTGGACGAGCTGTTCCGGTGGATCCCGCACCGCAGCTCGGTCGGGCTCGCCCGGATCGCGCGGGAGGACGTGGAGATCGCCGGTCACCGGATCGCGGCGGGCGAGCCGGTGTACGTCTCCTACCTCGCCGCCAACCGTGACCCGGCCGTCTTCCCCGACCCGGACCGCATCGACCCCGACCGCGACCCGAACCCGCACGTGGCGTTCGGCAACGGCCCGCACTTCTGCACCGGCACGCTGCTGGCCCGGCTGCAGACCGAGTTGCTGGTCGACACGCTGCTGGAGCGGCTGCCGGGGCTGCGGCTCGCCGTGCCGCCGGAGCAGGTGCGGTGGCGGCACCGGACCATGATCCGCGGGCCGCGGACGCTGCCCGCCACCTGGTCCGCCTGA
- a CDS encoding RNA polymerase sigma factor translates to MRTGTLRSTAYDDVPYTRGGAVDRTEVGALVQSAVDGDAAAWKALVEGMSPLVWSVVRAHRLSDADAHEVYQTVWFRFAQHLGRIREPDKAGSWLASTARHECLKVLRSLARLTLTDDPQVLDRASDDRTPEESLIDSEEEADRAERARRLWQELDGMGERCRQLLRVLVASPPPSYVEISAALGIAVGSIGPLRQRCLRRLRARMDARGAA, encoded by the coding sequence ATGAGGACCGGGACTCTCCGCTCCACGGCGTACGATGACGTGCCGTACACGAGGGGTGGAGCCGTGGACCGTACAGAGGTCGGGGCGTTGGTCCAGTCCGCCGTCGACGGGGACGCCGCGGCCTGGAAGGCGCTGGTGGAAGGGATGAGTCCGCTGGTGTGGTCGGTGGTGCGCGCCCACCGGCTCTCCGACGCCGACGCACACGAGGTCTACCAGACCGTCTGGTTCCGCTTCGCCCAGCATCTGGGGCGGATCCGCGAACCCGACAAGGCCGGCTCCTGGCTGGCCAGCACGGCGCGTCACGAATGCCTGAAAGTGCTCAGGAGCCTGGCCCGGCTGACCCTGACGGACGATCCGCAGGTGCTCGACCGGGCCAGCGACGACCGGACGCCCGAGGAGTCGCTGATCGACTCCGAGGAGGAGGCGGACCGTGCCGAGCGGGCCCGCCGCCTGTGGCAGGAGCTGGACGGGATGGGGGAGCGCTGCCGGCAGCTGCTGCGCGTGCTGGTCGCCTCCCCGCCGCCCAGCTATGTGGAGATCTCGGCCGCGCTCGGTATCGCGGTCGGCAGTATCGGGCCCCTGCGCCAGCGCTGTCTGCGCCGGCTGCGGGCCCGGATGGACGCACGGGGTGCGGCATGA
- a CDS encoding S8 family peptidase — translation MAPQRFHEQFDHIQRAMPGTALAMGPYDDGDAHFLYEKGVVLARDGEEARLVEDTVRAHFTETAGLVPDHVRRDGPHTNRTGVTRIRIGDPAEGADTVPHALRALREAEARRSRRLVSRNHVVHIAGGVNACPGDEPVPVARTQPANPAVAEGRYDADTAARVLVIDTGLVHDHDAYPPLAHTAGDIEPAETDADGVLRQYVGHGTFIAGILAAVAPNTAVTVRNTLSDAGAILESEFGARLFAAVDEGGWPDIISLSAGTTTEGVTDGLLGLDAFMRELREQRTLLVAAAGNNSSHAPFWPAAYAGLPEYADSVLSVGALSADGESEACFSNHGPWVQVFAPGERLTSALAGFDTPVPYIYQHSTYDGCRFDYDYSCTCQFPRHTGVLSEGRESTGAKPHQVMFDGLAQWSGTSFATPVVAGLVAAHMTAYGERDPRAARDGLLAAATGSAEVRGARVPVLRPPTWRPVSVADPAVPV, via the coding sequence ATGGCACCACAGCGTTTCCACGAGCAGTTCGATCACATCCAGCGGGCGATGCCCGGCACCGCTCTGGCGATGGGCCCGTACGACGACGGCGACGCGCACTTCCTGTACGAGAAAGGCGTCGTCCTCGCCCGGGACGGCGAGGAGGCCCGCCTCGTCGAGGACACCGTGCGCGCCCACTTCACCGAGACCGCGGGCCTCGTGCCCGACCATGTGCGCCGGGACGGCCCGCACACCAACCGCACGGGCGTCACCCGCATCCGCATCGGCGACCCGGCCGAGGGCGCCGACACCGTCCCGCACGCCCTGCGCGCCCTGCGCGAGGCCGAGGCCCGCCGGAGCCGCCGGCTGGTGAGCCGCAACCACGTGGTGCACATCGCAGGCGGAGTCAACGCCTGCCCCGGCGACGAGCCGGTGCCGGTCGCGCGCACCCAGCCGGCCAACCCGGCCGTCGCCGAGGGCCGTTACGACGCCGACACCGCCGCCCGCGTCCTCGTGATCGACACCGGCCTCGTGCACGACCACGACGCCTACCCGCCGCTCGCCCACACCGCGGGCGACATCGAGCCGGCCGAGACCGACGCCGACGGGGTGCTGCGCCAGTACGTCGGCCACGGCACGTTCATCGCCGGGATCCTCGCGGCCGTCGCGCCCAACACCGCGGTGACCGTCCGCAACACGCTGAGCGACGCGGGCGCGATCCTGGAGTCCGAGTTCGGCGCCCGGCTCTTCGCGGCGGTCGACGAGGGCGGCTGGCCCGACATCATCAGCCTCTCCGCCGGCACCACCACCGAGGGCGTCACGGACGGCCTCCTCGGCCTCGACGCGTTCATGCGCGAACTGCGCGAGCAGCGCACCCTGCTGGTGGCCGCCGCCGGCAACAACTCCAGCCACGCCCCGTTCTGGCCCGCCGCCTACGCCGGCCTGCCCGAGTACGCCGACAGCGTTTTGTCGGTCGGCGCACTGAGCGCGGACGGCGAGAGCGAGGCCTGCTTCAGCAACCACGGGCCCTGGGTACAGGTCTTCGCCCCCGGCGAGCGCCTCACCAGCGCCCTCGCCGGCTTCGACACACCCGTGCCGTACATCTACCAGCACTCCACCTACGACGGCTGCCGGTTCGACTACGACTACTCCTGCACCTGCCAGTTCCCGCGCCACACCGGCGTGCTGAGCGAGGGCCGGGAGAGCACCGGGGCCAAGCCGCACCAGGTGATGTTCGACGGGCTCGCCCAGTGGAGCGGCACCTCCTTCGCCACGCCGGTGGTCGCGGGCCTCGTCGCCGCGCACATGACGGCGTACGGCGAGCGCGACCCGCGCGCCGCCCGCGACGGGCTCCTCGCGGCGGCCACCGGCAGCGCGGAGGTGCGCGGGGCGCGTGTCCCGGTGCTCAGGCCGCCCACCTGGCGCCCGGTATCCGTCGCCGACCCGGCCGTGCCCGTATGA
- a CDS encoding CHAT domain-containing protein, translating into MTAGSESVSELLPLVFADPGEARTRAEQVLRAAPPPLHASVAHQVLGIWQRDFGDLKVALGHLRRARDLAARAESADREADVLATLGVALVHAGRTRQGLTSFERGVARGTGHTRARVLYRRAYVWWVLGHHREALEDVRRALPVLRQAGDDIWTARALTLRATVHLALGAVDRAVADFTAAERLWETTGQEHDKADVVESRGLAAFRSGDIPAALRLLDEAEERYAKLGTPTYMLSIRRCEVLMAAGLAPEALAEADATIALLDRIGGQTTRKAELLLAAACAARSAGDAHTAVARAAVAVRLFAAQRRMWWETHARLVLIEARVTAGRRSGRMVADAAAVAEKLASFGSPAAPEASLLAGRIALALGWTADAERHLAVAARSRYGGPPQARVTGWVAQALRARAAGSRRGVLEACRRGLDVLDDHRMTLGASELRAHITAQGAELAALAQEVSLAQGSPRRLLEWSERWRATVLSAPPTRPPADPALLSGLTAYREIAARAEEARMEGRPVPALEREQRRLEREIRSRTHHIRGAAPHDADRFEVARLLDRLGDACLVELAVVDGRVHVLLCGQGRVRRFAGGCVAEALAEAEYVQAGLRRLAHPGADARLPLVEAGGRRLQELLLGGAARHLGAGPVVIVPPGALHRVPWALLPALRERVLSVSPSAGSWLRARETEPPPGGRHVLVRGPGLATGGAEVPEVAGRYGTATVLEGDDAHVPRVLEQLDGAALAHLAAHGTFRADSPLFSNLRMADGPLIVHDFERLARSPYRIILSSCDTARLASVGADELLGLVTALLPLGTAGVVASSAPVNDAAVVPLMLALHKGLDTGLSLAEALRDARTALPGDAVHQATGWAFAAFGAA; encoded by the coding sequence GTGACGGCGGGAAGCGAGTCAGTTTCCGAATTGCTGCCCTTGGTCTTCGCCGACCCGGGCGAGGCCCGAACGCGCGCGGAACAGGTGCTGCGGGCCGCACCGCCGCCGCTGCACGCCAGCGTCGCCCATCAGGTACTCGGCATCTGGCAGCGGGACTTCGGCGATCTCAAGGTGGCGCTCGGGCATCTGCGCCGGGCCCGGGACCTGGCCGCCCGCGCCGAGTCGGCCGACCGGGAGGCCGACGTGCTCGCGACCCTCGGGGTCGCACTGGTGCACGCGGGGCGCACCCGGCAGGGGCTCACCTCCTTCGAGCGGGGTGTCGCCCGGGGCACCGGACACACCCGGGCCCGGGTGCTGTACCGGCGGGCGTACGTGTGGTGGGTGCTGGGGCATCACCGCGAGGCGCTGGAGGACGTACGGCGGGCGCTGCCGGTGCTGCGGCAGGCCGGCGACGACATCTGGACGGCGCGGGCGCTGACCCTACGGGCCACCGTGCATCTGGCGCTCGGCGCGGTGGACCGGGCGGTCGCGGACTTCACGGCGGCCGAGCGGCTGTGGGAGACCACCGGCCAGGAGCACGACAAGGCCGACGTGGTGGAGAGCCGGGGCCTGGCCGCGTTCCGCTCCGGGGACATCCCGGCGGCGCTGCGGCTGCTGGACGAGGCCGAGGAGCGTTACGCCAAGCTCGGCACCCCGACGTACATGCTGTCCATCCGGCGCTGCGAGGTGCTGATGGCGGCCGGGCTGGCCCCGGAGGCGCTGGCCGAGGCCGACGCGACGATCGCGCTGCTGGACCGGATCGGCGGGCAGACCACCCGCAAGGCCGAGCTGCTGCTGGCCGCCGCGTGTGCCGCCCGCTCGGCCGGGGACGCGCACACCGCCGTCGCCCGCGCCGCCGTCGCCGTACGGCTGTTCGCGGCCCAGCGGCGGATGTGGTGGGAGACGCATGCGCGGCTGGTGCTGATCGAGGCCCGGGTGACGGCCGGGCGCCGTTCGGGGCGGATGGTCGCGGACGCGGCGGCCGTCGCCGAGAAGCTGGCCTCGTTCGGTTCGCCCGCCGCGCCGGAGGCCTCGCTGCTCGCGGGCCGGATCGCGCTCGCGCTGGGCTGGACGGCGGACGCGGAGCGGCACCTGGCGGTGGCCGCGCGCAGCCGGTACGGCGGCCCGCCGCAGGCCCGGGTGACGGGCTGGGTGGCGCAGGCGCTGCGGGCCCGTGCCGCGGGGTCCCGGCGCGGGGTGCTGGAGGCCTGCCGGCGCGGTCTGGACGTGCTGGACGACCACCGGATGACACTCGGCGCCTCGGAGCTGCGCGCCCATATCACCGCGCAGGGCGCCGAACTGGCCGCGCTGGCCCAGGAGGTGAGCCTCGCCCAGGGCAGTCCGCGGCGGCTGCTGGAGTGGAGCGAGCGCTGGCGGGCGACCGTCCTGTCCGCACCCCCCACCCGGCCGCCCGCCGACCCGGCGCTGCTGAGCGGGCTGACCGCCTACCGGGAGATAGCGGCCCGCGCGGAGGAGGCCCGGATGGAGGGCCGCCCGGTGCCCGCGCTGGAGCGCGAACAGCGGCGCCTGGAGCGGGAGATCCGCTCCCGCACCCACCACATCCGGGGTGCCGCGCCGCACGACGCGGACCGTTTCGAGGTGGCCCGGCTGCTGGACCGGCTCGGCGACGCCTGCCTGGTCGAACTCGCCGTCGTGGACGGGCGGGTGCATGTCCTGTTGTGCGGGCAGGGCCGGGTACGGCGGTTCGCCGGCGGCTGCGTGGCGGAGGCGCTGGCCGAGGCCGAGTACGTCCAGGCGGGTCTGCGCCGGCTCGCCCACCCCGGCGCCGACGCCCGGCTGCCGCTGGTGGAGGCGGGCGGCCGGCGCCTTCAGGAGCTGCTGCTGGGTGGGGCGGCGCGGCATCTCGGCGCCGGTCCCGTGGTGATCGTGCCGCCGGGCGCCCTGCACCGGGTGCCGTGGGCGCTGCTGCCCGCGTTGCGCGAGCGGGTGCTCAGCGTGTCGCCGTCGGCGGGCAGCTGGCTGCGCGCCCGCGAGACCGAGCCGCCGCCCGGCGGCCGACACGTCCTCGTCCGCGGCCCCGGCCTCGCCACGGGCGGCGCCGAAGTCCCCGAAGTGGCCGGCCGGTACGGTACGGCGACGGTCCTGGAGGGCGACGACGCCCACGTCCCCCGGGTCCTGGAGCAGCTCGACGGCGCGGCCCTCGCCCATCTCGCCGCGCACGGCACGTTCCGCGCGGACAGCCCGCTGTTCAGCAACCTGAGGATGGCCGACGGCCCGCTGATCGTGCACGACTTCGAGCGCCTGGCCCGCAGCCCGTACCGGATCATCCTCTCCAGCTGCGACACCGCCCGCCTCGCCTCGGTCGGCGCCGACGAACTCCTCGGCCTGGTCACCGCGTTGCTCCCGCTGGGCACCGCCGGGGTGGTGGCGAGCAGCGCCCCGGTCAACGACGCGGCGGTGGTCCCGCTGATGCTGGCCCTGCACAAGGGCCTCGACACGGGCCTCTCCCTGGCCGAGGCCCTCCGCGACGCCCGCACGGCCCTCCCGGGCGACGCGGTGCACCAGGCGACGGGGTGGGCTTTCGCGGCGTTCGGGGCGGCATGA